The following DNA comes from Ascaphus truei isolate aAscTru1 chromosome 1, aAscTru1.hap1, whole genome shotgun sequence.
cgtctctcactctccccccccccgcccgtctctcactctcccccccccccgcccgtctctcactctccccccccccccgcccgtcctctcactctccccccccccccgcccgtctctcactctcccccccccccccccgcccgtctctcactctcccccccgcccgtctctcactctccccccccccgcccgtctctcactctcccccccccccgtctctcactcttccccccccccccccccgcccgtctctcactctcccccccccgccgtctctcactctccccccccgcccgtctctcactctccccccccgcccgtctctcactctcccccccccgcccgtctctcactctcccccccccgcccgtctctcactctcccccccccgcccgtctctcactctcccccccccgcccgtctctcactctcccccccccgccgtctctcactctccccccccgcccgtctctcactctccccccccgcccgtctctcactctccccccccgcccgtctctcactctccccccccgcccgtctctcactctccccccccgcccgtctctcactctccccccccgcccgtctctcactctcccccccccgcccgtctctcactctccccccccgcccgtctctcactctccccccccgcccgtctctcactctccccccccgcccgtctctcactctcccccccgcccgtctctcactctccccccctgccccgtctctcactctccccccccgcccgtctctcactctccccccccgcccgtctctcactctccccccccccgcccgtctctcactctccccccccgcccgtctctcactctcccccctccagtctctacccccgtctctctcttccccccgtctctcttccccccttctctctcttccccccttctctctcttccccccttctctctcttccccccttctctctcttccccccttctctctcttccccccttctctctcttccccccctccctctccctacccccgtttttttttaaatatatatattttttccccattcaatatgtccatcaatacaatctgcacactgacaagtgattagctaagctgccgatcgctccgttctcctgtaatcgatcgcttgctcagggttatttaattcagttcttgcacagcattctgggcaatgtagttcctggaatatgattgactgggcagttactagatacaattgatgctCTGCTAGGGAGAGGTTtggtctcaagagccagagcctatcagaagggaaaggggctgtcactttggaaattcttcctacattagaaacattcaaaatgtctttaaaacattttttttttttttaaaacgtctTCAGACGGGCCTGAGTGGTGTTATTGTGAACCACTTTCGCGCCGTCATAGAGGGACTCATAGTAAGCTCTGAATTCCTCCACTATCAATTTAGGGTCTGAGGTGAGATCACCTTTCCTTGTCCGAATAgactgaatttgggagacttaGTTTCTGTCTCTGAGCTTATTgccaagtagggtatctggcttgtttgctttttcataaaatttccgcttggaccaagACAGCTCCTTCTCAGCACAAGGCCAGTAGTAAGTTTAGTTTAGTTTTAGTGTCtaacaactccttaagggtcgttGCATTTTTATTATCTTCGTGAAGGGTTGACAGGACCGCCAATTCCTTTTTCAATTGTATAATCTTTGCGTCCTTCTTCCGCTTACACGCGATCCCTATGAGTTCtctcagagttgccttatgggcctcccaaagggtggACTGTGAAATCACACTCCCCGTGTTCTCCTGAAAGAGGCCAAATTACCTCAActagacagagaggagagggacgcactacaggcggACTTCACTATAGAGGAGCTTCTAGAGGGAATGAAATCACTGAAAGCATCCAAAGCccccggcccagatggcttctccaatctctattataaaaaattccgtAATCTGCTAGCTCCTCGCCTGTTAAAATTGTGTAACTCATTTCTGGACGGTGCCCCCATCCCGacctcgatgctccaggcgtctatctctgtgatccacaaacaggGGAAAGACCCAGcgggactgtaaaagctatagaccgATCTCTCTGATTAATTCAGATacaaaaatcttctccaaattaCTGGCTAATCGCCTTAATCAGGTGTTGCCGCGGGTGGTCAaccccgatcaagtagggttcatctgtGGGCGTCAGGCATCTGATAACACTAGACGAATTATAGATTTGATAGACCTGGCACAAAAGAATAATATTCCGTTGATGATGCTTAACCTTGATGCAGAGAAAGCAtttgatagaatagactggcctacctgagagagacgcttggggagttcGGACTGGGGGGGAGAATGGTGGAGGCAGTTCTCACTCTGTACCACGGGCCGACAGCGAGGgccaggcaccagggcttcccgtctGGAGAATTCCTGATtcagagcggcaccagacaaggaTGTCCTCTATCCCCCCTTCTCTTTGCACTCTGCATTGAGCCCCTTGCAGCGCATATACGCCTAAGCCCAAATATAGCAGGTATCCAAATCGGGGAGCAGCCACATAAAGTgaccctgtacgctgatgacgtgatacttacattatcacagcccctcacctctttgccaaatgtcttcagtatcttgggggaatttaatgccgtctcggggttcaaaatcaatcaggcAAAATCAGAGGCCTTGAACATAAACCTACCTAAAGTCACTGAAAAattgatcacggtgaactttaactttaaatggcaaacctcctctattaaatacctaggggttaataTCACAAAGCAATTTGACaccctatataaagcaaattaccccagactaatacggatTCTGAAGGAGGATCTCCGGAAGTGGGCAGGGTACAGCATATCCTGGATCGGAAGGATCCAGACTctcaaaatgaacctcctccccagaatcctgtacctatttcagaccctGCCGATCCCTGTAATTAGGGAAGACATCCTCCGGCTGCAGTCGGCaattattctgaagccagggtcacgtttggtatgaatggctcccgatagcattaacacagttcccttttaaatcactccaagtcctgtaatatttcctccactttattgggaaaaggtagcagggtacagttacttgtggatggtatgtagtggtgattattagttaggaaccggtaaaaagagatggcctcaccaagggggataaacagagaaggggttctttactcactgtctccagggtggaaaaggaagtgaggtgcagtgtgggtaaaggaatagtctagggcaggggggcgcaaacttttttccctgcgcccccctgccggcggtcccctctcttccgcgccccccctaaccaccaattacccgccctccggcgtcatgacgtcacgttgccatagcaacgtgacgtcacattaccttgcggcgtcattttgacgccgcgttgccatggcgacgcaagaaggaagccgccggagtcacgggtaagtatggtttacagaggccctgcagctcccccggcacttaatttaagtgccttcgggaagcgcgcggggcctctgtaaaccccgcgtccccccaccagcagccccacagtttgcgcaccgctggtctaggggcagaccatgtctgaacaaacaggagggggggcagactagcccattctggtgaggatctcagaaactgctgtagcagctcactgattccatgctcgcaggcaaggagtgcaacattgttgcaagttacacaggcacagtatgtgtctgcagactccatgcagctgggaataaaatctgacaggcagaagctgcaaaggagagaggggggtgagtcagaaatgtggttcttgttccataacagcaatggtgaaattcgtctggggtaataaaaccccccgcattaAAACTAGCACACTTATTcagcccacaacaagaggagggttagcggtaccttgcttgttatcgtaTTTCAGAGCGGCTCAATTATCCCAAATTACCCAGTGGCATACCCACCCTGGACTAAAGCGCTGGGTGGAACTGGAGTCTGACTGTTGTGCCCCGGTGGCACTACAAGACTTAATATGGCTACCAAAAATGGTGCATAAAACCATGAGCAATCCGCTCTCCGCGGTCAGAGGCTCGTTAGCAGTATGGGACACGTGCAAGTATAGATTTGCCCTTACGCGGcagcactccttgatgaccccaattttggccAACCCtgacttcgctccgggcctgcacaGTAAAGACTTTATAATCTGGAAACAGAAGGGCTATACACGGCTATTACACCTGGAGGGACGAATAGCAATACAAacttttgagcaaattaaatctgaaaaagcagtaccaaattcagaattctttaggtacctccagttAAGGGCATTCTACGCTAAATTCCCAAACCGCCCTACgcgcactaattttgaacagctctgttccagAGGGACAGATACCAGTGGACTTATCTCCGGTTTATACAGAGAGGTACGAGGTAGGAAAGGCggatggtcactactcctagtaacactacaagctagtaaaataaacttactttattaagaaaaaaaggtaggacatcatagtagaaccactctaacgcgtttcatccctagcATGGGACAAAGTGGTTCTACTATGATGTCCTACctttttttcttaataaagtaagtttattttactagcttgtagtgttactaggagtagtgaccatccGCCTTTCCTACCTCGTATTACCCTTTTGGTATGGAGCACACAGCAGTCTCTGAGGCTACAGGTGTTTACTATCAACACTGAACGGAGGCGGTATCCAGCTAATCTGCGCTACAGCAACACCCTGCATGCAGTACCCTAAGTCCCGGCACGGCCGTTTCCTTCTGGAGGCAGACCCAGTGTGATCGGAGGGTTGGAGCGCTCTACCCGGGGACCCCAGTGCAACACAGCCGGCGAACCCTGTGACACGGCCTACACGTCATCTGCCTGAGTCACAGCTCGGCTGGTTGCCTTGAGGTATGGAGCCCCAGTGTCATCTATGGGCTTGATCGCACCACCCGTGGGACCCCAGTACAGCGCGGCCGTGGCCTTCGGAGACGCAGCCCCTACGTCATCAACATCGGTGAGCTGAGGGTTTGGCATACACGCCAGGCAGCAGATGAGTTGCGGTGTCCATCGGCAGATCAGCAAAGGAGCACCCAGGTTCTTTGATTCCTCTGCAGCTGGGATTCCCCTGCCTCATACAGGTTGGAGGGGATTTTTTGCTTCATTGCAATACACGGCTGAATAGGTGGCAGGATTACCAGTCGGGtcaggttagcattattgggactaTTATTGATCAATAGTTGATGTGGCTGCGGTCTCACTGCTTTGTATCTTTGGTTCACATTTGCATATTAACCCCCGACTGGTGTGCCCATACCTTCATAGCCATCTTGACTTTATTTCATTATACTTATTATCTCACACCTGCCTAAAGACATTCCTAGTTACTCCTGGACAGTgattgcatttttcttttttgcgtTTTATATGATTGCAGCATTGGAACATTGGAGTtcactctccattttttctaTACAGAGAGGTAGTCTCCCCAGCGACCGACGAAGACGAGGTGTTGAGTTACAGGACCAGGTGGGAGAGGGACTTGGGAGAGACAGTAGAGGACCAGGACTGGGACTATATCATTACAGACGCATCCAAAAGTTCTatttgcaccacattaaaggagaatgcgtataaagtcctaatgagatggtacctgACCCCCATACGATTATCTAAGTTTGTCAGAAAtgactccccattgtgccccaaacaatgtggagaacaggcagacttgctacacatgctgtggggttgccccaAGTTAACCCCACTGTGGGAAGACATCaggaattggctccagagaattctcggcTGTACGATctctttggacccctggttgtttctgctggccagacgcaccccggagCTAAACGGATCGGCACACaaattagttgcacattttgcaacagccctgAGGTgtgaaatcgcagcattgtggaggCAGCCCGAGGTACCCAATATCCCACAAAttaggaatagaatttggtatgtTTGTCGGATGGAGCAGTTAACGAGTCTgattaacgacaccggcacaaatttcctaaaagtttgGACGCCATGGTTGGCCCAAATCGATATCCCAGGGGTCAGTGCCTCTAATATATTGCTTTGATAGTTACTGTCGCATTCTCCTCTGATGTAGGTAGTTATTGGACTAGATAGACGGCTACATTCTAAACAAACGAGACGCGACGCTAGGTTGGACAGATAGAGGGACCAAGCGGTTAGCCACAATATGGCCATAGGGGCAGAGGAAGGTCGGGATCCGTGGGTCGATAGCCCGTTCTGAGGTCCGCCAATGGTGGGCTCCTCCTGCGACGCTCCGGAGAATCAACAACACCGTGGGACTGCTCCACttgccctttccctccctcccccccccccctctgtcccctccCTATTCGTTCCCTGTCTTGGGTTTTGTTCGTCAGTATGTCTCCCCAGTACGTCAGTTGTGGTTCATCTATAAAAAATGAGTAGTCATGGTAACATGTATGTATGACAATGGGTTGGCACATACTGTATTAACTGTACCATGTgctcaataaaaacatttttggttgaaaaaaaaaaaaaaacattttttttaaatgctacaagcattttctcatagcacagaactgatttataaaaaaaaacacatgtgggACATTGCTTGATCTGCCGCTTTAAAACTCATTGAAAATGACATTAAGgtgaataataataaacaatatttgccATTTTAGGATGCAAGGAGCCAAGTGATTCCTACACCGAGGGGACCGGCGCGGTGCGTCTCAGCAGAAGGTGACACAAGGAGCTTAGACAATCCTTCAACCAAAAGTCCAGGTTTGCAGGAACCGCCGGTGGAAATGTCcgactctctcctctcccgcgctgccagCGTCTCCGTAGCTCTGCGATCCGCCCTGCAGTCCCTCCCGCGCCAGCGTTTGCCCTGGCTCTGCGCCGCCGGGTTGGGGCTGGCGGCGGCAGCAGCCTCCTGGATGTGGTGGAGGAGGCGCGGTGAGCACGTGGAGCTGCGTCAGGTGGGGACGGTGTCGCAGCTCCTGGTTTACCCCGTCAAGTCGTGCCGCGGGGTGTCCGTGCAGGAGGCGGAGTGCACGGTGCTGGGGCTGAGGAGCGGCGAGCTGAGGGACAGGCAGTGGCTGGTGGTGACGGAGGAGGGGCATATGGTGACGGGCCGACAGGAGCCTCGTATGGTCCTCATCTCCGTGAGTGACCGCGGAGACTCTATGAGCCTCGGGGCACCGGGGATGGAGGAGCTGCTGGTCCCCGTGTCTCTCCCCAAGAGCAACAAGGTGAAGGACTGCAGAGTGTTCGGGACAGACATccaggggagggacagtggggaggaagCTTCCCGCTGGCTGACGTCCTATTTCAAGAGCAGCCAGCCTTACCACCTGGTGCATTATGAGTCCGGGGGGATGCAGCCCCGCAGGTCCAAAGACATGGATCAGCTGTTCCGGGAAACTGATGTCATCGCTTATCCGGACGCCAGCCCCGTCATGCTTCTCTCCGAGGCCTCCCTGGAGGAGCTCAACAGGCGTCTCTCCCAGCCGGTCACGCTGGGGAACTTCCGGCCCTGCATCGTGGTGTCCGGGTGCCAGCCCTTCGTGGAGGACACATGGGATGATGTGAAGGTGGGGACGACCAGGCTGAAGAGGGTCATGGCGTGCGGCCGCTGCATCCTTACCACCGTTGACCCTGACACTGGGGTGCTGACCCGCAAGGAGCCTTTGGACACACTGAGGACCTTCCGCATGTGTGAGCCCTCCATGAGCCACGTCCACAAGAATTCGCCGCTCTTCGGGCAGTATTACGGAGTGGAGAAAACAGGGGCGCTGAGGGTGGGGGACCCGGTGTATCAGGAGATACGGAGAGAGCAGCACTGACCCTGctagtgtgacacacacaggacaccctGCACTAATACGCACAGCAGGCagcagtgtgtcacacacagGACACTCTGCACTAATACACAGAACAGGCAGCAGTGTTATGTAGATGCATTTGGAGCTGCTGATGGTTCTGTAGATGCATTGGGACTTTCTGATGGTTCTGTAGATGCATTGGGAGCTGCTGATGGTTCTGTAGAGGCATTGGGACCTTCTGATGGTTCTATAGATGCATTGGGACTTTCTGATGGTTCTGTAGATGCATTGGGAGCTTCTGATGGTTCTATAGAGGCATTGAGACCTGATGGTTATGTAGATGCATTGGGACCTTCTGATGGTTCTGTATATGCATTGGGGGGCTTCTGATGGTTCTGTAGATGCATTGGGGGGCTTCTGATGGTTCTGTATATGCATTGGGGGCTTCTGATGGTTCTGTAGATGCATTGGGGGGCTTCTGATGGTTCTGTAGATGCATTGGGGGCTTCTGATGGTTCTGTAGATGCATTGGGGGCTTCTGATGGTTCTGTAGATGCATTGGGGGGCTTCTGATGGTTCTGTAGATGCATTGGGGGGCTTCTGATGGTTCTGTAGATCCATTGGGGGGCTTCTGATGGTTCTGTAGATGCATTGGGGGGCTTCTGATGGTTCTGTAGATGCATTGGGGGGCTTCTGATGGTTCTGTAGATGCATTGGGGGGCTTCTGATGGTTCTGTAGATGCATTGGGGGGCTTCTGATGGTTCTGTAGATGCATTGGGGGGCTTCTGATAGTTCTGTAGATGCATTGGGGGGCTTCTGATGGTTCTGTAGATGCATTGGGGGGCTTCTGATGGTTCTGTAGATGCATTGGGGGGATTCTGATGGTTCTGTAGATGCATTGGGGGGATTCTGATGGTTCTGTAGATGCATTGGGGGGATTCTGATGGTTCTGTAGATGCATTGGGGGGATTCTGATGGTTCTGTAGATGCATTGGGGGGCTTCTGATGGTTCTGTAGATGCATTGGGGGGCTTCTGATGGTTCTGTAGATGCATTGGGGGGCTTCTGTAGATGCATTGGAGGGCTTCTGATGGTTCTGTAGATGCATTGGAGGGCTTCTGATGGTTCTGTAGATGCATTGGGGGGCTTCTGATGGTTCTGTAGATGCATTGGGGGGCTTCTGATGGTTCTGTAGATGCATTGGGGGGCTTCTGATGGTTCTGTAGATGCATTGGGGGGCTTCTGATGAAATATATATTGGTGTTTGGGACTTCCGGAATCCAATGACTTTGGCCAGATGAGTAAGAGTTGAAACCGAATTCTGGTCCCCCAAATAGGTTGGTGCAATCGTATCCCTCCTTTTAAAAGAAGCGATTGAATAGTTCTGGAAGGGAAGCAGTTTGCTGGCTAAGCACCAAGTCAGAAAGTGGGTTCTCAGAACTTTTCAGCATCGCATTCCTGGATTGAAGTTATACCGATGATTAACTGCAGCACATACCCCTTGGAAAATGTATTTAACATCTGTATTACAATTAGAAAATGTCTGGAGGTTTTTACAATGGCTGATGGGATTTATGTAAAATGTTGCTTGTTAACCAAGGGCTTGTATCACCTGAGGGAGCCTCGGACTGAGGTGTTACTAATAAAACCGGTAATAATAATAGGGTTTAGAGTACAGCTAAGCAAAGATTTTGTATTACACTACAATAATAACATATCTGTGATAGAGGAATTAATAAACTGAACGAAATACTGAAATCAAAaatgtttagtgtgtgtgtgcgtgtgtgtgtgtgtgtacaatacaCGTTACATTATAAGGAATACAAGCTCATAGTCATAAGAAAAGAGAAATAAAAGAGAAATAAAACATTTGCAATAATCATTAAACATTATGCCTTTGTCTTCTTTACTTGTGTTTCCATTTTCTTTTGGTAGCATTAGTGTATCCTTTTCACATCTCATTAGAGAAGCGGCCGCTTCTTTGTGTATCCCTttaaaatgaggaggggaggggaggaggaggggaggaggaggggagggggaggaggaagggaggacgGGAGGGTTGAGGCTAACAAAGCAGAGCTACTAGGTTCGTTCCTTGGAATTGTCAGTCTTCTGGCCATATTTCCCAGATCTTGAGAAATGTATCTACTGTTTGGCTAAGTTGTGCCGAAAGGAGTTCCATTACCTTAATTTCCCTAATTCTTCTCAATACTGTCTGTCAGGAGGGGCATTGACTTTTTTTTCCAGGCCGCGGCAATCGAGCAGCGGGCTGCTGTAAGAacatgatttatcattttacTCATTTGCGGCTGTAAGCCCTCTATAGGTTTGGCTAAAATCAgagtcagcggttccacctcaactTCCACCCCCAGGAGTTCTCCAATCATATTTTGTATCATGACCTAGAacccctgaatttttgggcagtCCCACCAGATGTGAGACATATCTCCTCTTtgcccacatcctctccagcacaaat
Coding sequences within:
- the LOC142473807 gene encoding mitochondrial amidoxime-reducing component 1-like, which produces MSDSLLSRAASVSVALRSALQSLPRQRLPWLCAAGLGLAAAAASWMWWRRRGEHVELRQVGTVSQLLVYPVKSCRGVSVQEAECTVLGLRSGELRDRQWLVVTEEGHMVTGRQEPRMVLISVSDRGDSMSLGAPGMEELLVPVSLPKSNKVKDCRVFGTDIQGRDSGEEASRWLTSYFKSSQPYHLVHYESGGMQPRRSKDMDQLFRETDVIAYPDASPVMLLSEASLEELNRRLSQPVTLGNFRPCIVVSGCQPFVEDTWDDVKVGTTRLKRVMACGRCILTTVDPDTGVLTRKEPLDTLRTFRMCEPSMSHVHKNSPLFGQYYGVEKTGALRVGDPVYQEIRREQH